Proteins from a single region of Pseudopedobacter saltans DSM 12145:
- a CDS encoding zinc metallopeptidase: MALILFIGIAVISFIVQWRFKSKFKQFSEEPLSSGMSGAEVAEKMLHDNGIYDVEIISVDGQLTDHYNPQNRTVNLSPDVYHGRSIAAAAVAAHECGHAVQHAKAYSWLQFRSAMVPIVSIASNLVQWVLMIGVMLMVFGGNPYVLAIGVGALAITTIFSFVTLPVEFDASNRALAWLQSNKGIMQTTVEHQQAKSALWWAAMTYVVAALSSLATLVYYASMLLGRRD; this comes from the coding sequence ATGGCATTAATTCTTTTTATTGGTATTGCAGTTATCAGTTTTATCGTACAATGGCGATTCAAGAGTAAATTCAAACAATTCTCTGAAGAACCACTAAGTTCAGGCATGAGCGGCGCAGAAGTAGCTGAAAAAATGCTGCATGATAACGGTATTTACGATGTTGAAATTATTTCTGTTGACGGACAGTTAACAGACCACTATAACCCACAAAACAGAACTGTAAACTTATCTCCTGATGTTTATCATGGAAGAAGTATTGCTGCTGCTGCTGTTGCTGCCCACGAATGTGGTCATGCGGTACAACACGCAAAGGCTTACAGCTGGTTACAATTCAGATCGGCAATGGTTCCAATTGTTAGCATTGCATCTAATCTGGTACAATGGGTATTAATGATTGGCGTTATGTTAATGGTTTTTGGTGGAAATCCTTATGTTCTGGCAATTGGTGTTGGGGCTTTAGCAATTACAACTATCTTTAGCTTTGTTACACTTCCTGTCGAGTTTGACGCCAGCAACAGAGCTTTAGCCTGGTTACAGTCTAACAAAGGTATTATGCAGACTACTGTCGAGCATCAACAAGCTAAAAGTGCGCTTTGGTGGGCTGCAATGACTTACGTAGTAGCCGCGCTATCATCTTTAGCAACTTTGGTTTACTATGCTTCCATGTTATTGGGAAGAAGAGACTAA
- a CDS encoding GNAT family N-acetyltransferase, translating into MITFRFARKEDLKSIKQIAEETWWPTYSKFLPEGQIETMLNEFYTEDSLALQMDNGHHFILAGEDIPLGFVSYSETEEPSIIKIHKLYISPKGQGKGIGKALINKVEQIAKAEGASTIELFVNRSNPAVDFYEKVGFLIKKAIDTPYHQYILDDYVMHKPIS; encoded by the coding sequence ATGATAACGTTCAGGTTCGCCCGAAAAGAAGATTTAAAGTCAATTAAACAAATAGCAGAGGAAACCTGGTGGCCAACTTATAGTAAATTTTTACCTGAGGGGCAAATAGAGACCATGTTAAATGAGTTTTATACTGAGGATTCGCTGGCTTTGCAAATGGACAACGGACATCATTTTATCTTAGCAGGTGAAGATATCCCACTGGGCTTTGTCAGTTATTCTGAAACGGAAGAACCTTCTATCATAAAAATTCATAAATTATATATCAGTCCGAAGGGACAGGGAAAAGGTATCGGTAAAGCTCTGATTAATAAAGTCGAACAAATAGCAAAGGCCGAAGGCGCTTCTACAATCGAGCTTTTTGTTAACCGCAGCAATCCAGCTGTTGATTTTTACGAGAAAGTAGGTTTTTTAATAAAGAAGGCGATTGACACTCCTTATCATCAATATATCCTGGATGATTATGTGATGCACAAGCCCATCTCGTAA
- a CDS encoding THUMP domain-containing class I SAM-dependent RNA methyltransferase: MAQVFNTPSKVIITCNKRLASYLEDEVKNLGFKPVRTFPTGVELKVSINECIRLNLNLRCASQVLYSLKEFKADTPDELYQKITGIEWEKLIDFSGFFAVTSNVDNPTITTPLFANLKVKDAIADRIKSIHKIRPNSGADYSKTVVHLYWKNDRAEIFLDTSGETLAKHSYRKIPGKAPMLEALASGTIYATKWDRKSHFVNPMCGSGTLAIEAALIATNRSPGLFRMNYGFMHIMGYDEEVFFAERRRLKDQVIKKIDFKIVASDISEDAVDISRKNAKTAGVDSLIDFQVCDFAETEVPEGNGAIMFNPEYGERLGVHTKLEVTYKRIGDFMKQSCKGYHGYIFTGNPDLAKKIGLRASRRIEFYNGKLDCRLLEYELYAGSKEK; encoded by the coding sequence ATGGCGCAAGTTTTCAACACTCCCTCAAAGGTTATCATAACCTGTAATAAAAGACTGGCTTCTTATCTGGAAGATGAAGTCAAAAATTTAGGATTCAAACCTGTCAGAACTTTTCCTACGGGCGTAGAATTAAAAGTAAGTATTAACGAATGTATCAGGCTGAATCTCAATCTAAGATGTGCCAGTCAGGTACTGTATAGCTTGAAGGAATTTAAGGCAGACACCCCTGATGAATTGTACCAAAAAATCACCGGTATAGAATGGGAAAAACTGATAGATTTCAGTGGCTTTTTTGCGGTGACTTCAAATGTGGATAACCCAACCATAACGACTCCATTATTTGCAAATTTAAAAGTGAAGGATGCAATTGCGGACAGGATTAAGTCGATCCACAAGATCAGACCGAACTCTGGTGCGGATTACTCTAAAACTGTTGTTCATCTTTACTGGAAAAATGACAGGGCAGAAATTTTTCTGGATACTTCTGGCGAAACGCTGGCTAAACATAGCTACAGAAAAATTCCTGGAAAAGCCCCAATGCTCGAAGCTTTGGCTTCTGGCACCATATATGCAACAAAATGGGACCGCAAATCTCATTTCGTGAATCCAATGTGCGGGTCGGGAACCTTGGCGATTGAGGCCGCTCTTATTGCAACCAACAGATCTCCGGGCCTTTTCAGGATGAATTATGGCTTTATGCATATTATGGGATATGATGAGGAGGTTTTCTTTGCAGAAAGAAGAAGGCTGAAAGATCAGGTTATTAAAAAAATTGACTTTAAAATCGTCGCTTCGGATATCTCTGAAGATGCGGTAGACATCAGCAGGAAAAATGCAAAAACTGCAGGGGTAGATAGTTTGATAGATTTTCAGGTTTGTGATTTTGCGGAAACTGAAGTTCCCGAAGGAAATGGGGCAATTATGTTCAATCCGGAATACGGGGAACGTTTAGGTGTGCATACCAAGCTTGAAGTTACTTATAAGCGCATAGGCGATTTCATGAAACAGTCCTGTAAGGGCTACCATGGATATATTTTTACAGGTAACCCGGATTTGGCAAAGAAAATCGGCCTTCGTGCATCCAGACGCATCGAATTTTATAATGGAAAATTAGATTGTCGGCTTTTGGAATACGAGCTTTACGCAGGTTCAAAAGAAAAATAA
- a CDS encoding DUF3127 domain-containing protein — protein MDIKGKVHEVSEVMNVTETFRKRELVLEIAENPQYPEYVKFEAIQDRCSLMDPVKVGDDVEVFFNLKGRPWTDPKTGRKNYFNTLQIWRVNVLTGQGGMSAPAPQYAPPVDMSAAPGEDDDLPF, from the coding sequence ATGGATATAAAAGGAAAAGTTCATGAGGTTTCGGAAGTAATGAATGTTACCGAAACATTTAGAAAAAGAGAGTTGGTTTTAGAAATTGCAGAAAATCCACAGTATCCAGAGTACGTAAAATTTGAAGCAATTCAGGATCGTTGCTCTTTAATGGACCCTGTGAAAGTTGGAGATGATGTTGAGGTTTTTTTCAATTTAAAAGGAAGACCGTGGACAGATCCTAAAACAGGAAGAAAAAACTATTTCAATACATTACAAATTTGGAGAGTTAATGTATTGACTGGTCAGGGAGGTATGTCTGCTCCTGCTCCACAATACGCGCCGCCGGTAGATATGAGTGCTGCGCCAGGAGAGGATGACGATCTTCCATTCTAA
- a CDS encoding sensor histidine kinase yields the protein MKRKSISFIIGLMSLAMLGVIAMQYYFLKESYVLKSQLFDQSVNDALKTVALKIERSEAAEFLVKRADSEKKEEEERRLKEKLRLARNEDNKGRKEDPTLTFIRKLKADQAKSDSLFKVRDSLLRNRYPNILVYNGPIKTDFVENTANVRYDFEEIVDEFGYRQVVKETYQPTKNHKFSKKIGNVVIDSIKQYVVVDPNLGPVVKTLGKPNYLSSISPKQLEEANKKELLQKQKAKEVKLYLDSLESLKNRRDLFDDIASEYQRVNIPLTKRIQKHILDSLLILELANNGVLMKFNYTVVTNNNRIVFASQRHLTDPDSEKNVYKTALFPRDMVRDGGILKVSFPDKKSLILSNMDTVLVSSGALLLVLFGCFSFTIFSIIRQKKISEMKTDFINNMTHEFKTPVATIMIASEALKDPEVNEDKARVQRLAGVIYDENVRLGDHIERVLNIAKIERDDFKLENVPVNIHDLIIGVTDSMSLQLQKNNANVDLQLEATSPLIMGDELHLTNVIYNLMDNANKYGGDNPEITITTYNKGKELIMTVADKGIGMSREQQNRIFDQFYRVPKGNVHDVKGFGLGLNYVSMMVKKMGGSVSVKSEKDVGSEFELRFISYKYD from the coding sequence ATGAAGCGAAAAAGCATAAGTTTTATTATTGGCTTGATGAGTTTGGCTATGCTGGGAGTGATAGCGATGCAGTATTATTTCCTTAAGGAATCTTATGTTTTAAAATCGCAACTTTTTGATCAGTCGGTAAATGATGCGCTGAAAACGGTGGCCTTGAAGATTGAGAGAAGTGAAGCCGCCGAGTTTTTGGTAAAGCGGGCTGATTCTGAAAAGAAAGAGGAAGAGGAGCGTCGCTTAAAAGAAAAATTGCGACTAGCAAGAAATGAGGACAATAAAGGTAGAAAAGAAGATCCTACGCTAACTTTTATCAGAAAGCTTAAAGCCGATCAGGCCAAGTCTGACAGTTTGTTTAAAGTGAGGGATAGCCTCTTAAGAAACCGATATCCAAATATTCTGGTATACAACGGCCCTATAAAAACAGATTTTGTAGAGAACACGGCAAATGTTCGTTACGATTTTGAGGAAATAGTAGACGAATTTGGATACAGGCAAGTGGTTAAAGAAACATATCAACCAACAAAAAACCATAAATTTTCGAAAAAGATAGGTAACGTTGTAATCGATTCGATTAAACAATATGTTGTTGTTGATCCTAATTTGGGGCCGGTGGTAAAAACTTTAGGAAAGCCTAACTATCTGTCCAGTATTTCCCCTAAACAGTTAGAAGAGGCCAATAAGAAGGAACTGCTTCAGAAACAAAAAGCTAAAGAAGTGAAACTTTACCTGGATTCTTTAGAGAGTTTAAAGAATAGAAGAGATCTCTTTGATGATATAGCTTCCGAATACCAGAGGGTAAATATTCCGCTAACTAAAAGAATTCAGAAACATATTTTAGATTCCCTATTAATTCTGGAGCTTGCTAACAATGGTGTCCTAATGAAGTTCAATTACACCGTTGTGACCAATAACAACCGGATTGTTTTCGCAAGTCAAAGACATCTCACAGATCCTGATTCAGAAAAGAATGTATATAAAACCGCACTTTTTCCAAGAGATATGGTTCGGGACGGGGGGATACTGAAGGTAAGTTTCCCTGATAAAAAAAGTTTGATATTGAGTAACATGGATACCGTTTTGGTATCTTCGGGGGCTTTACTGTTGGTTTTATTCGGCTGTTTTTCATTCACCATATTCTCTATCATACGCCAAAAGAAAATTTCTGAAATGAAAACAGACTTTATTAACAATATGACTCACGAATTCAAGACACCCGTTGCAACCATTATGATTGCCAGCGAAGCTTTGAAAGATCCGGAAGTTAATGAAGATAAGGCAAGGGTGCAGCGACTAGCTGGGGTTATTTATGACGAAAATGTGCGGCTTGGAGATCATATTGAAAGAGTTCTGAATATTGCTAAAATAGAAAGAGATGATTTCAAACTGGAGAATGTTCCGGTTAATATCCATGATTTAATAATTGGTGTTACAGATAGTATGAGTTTACAGCTGCAGAAGAATAACGCCAACGTAGATTTACAACTAGAGGCTACCTCTCCATTGATTATGGGCGATGAATTGCACTTAACAAATGTAATTTATAATTTAATGGATAACGCGAATAAATATGGAGGCGATAACCCGGAAATCACTATTACAACTTATAACAAAGGAAAAGAACTGATCATGACGGTTGCGGATAAGGGGATTGGTATGAGCAGAGAACAACAAAACCGAATATTCGATCAGTTTTATAGGGTTCCCAAAGGAAACGTTCATGATGTTAAGGGATTTGGTCTTGGCCTGAATTATGTGAGTATGATGGTAAAAAAGATGGGTGGTTCTGTAAGTGTGAAAAGTGAAAAGGATGTCGGTTCTGAATTTGAATTAAGATTTATATCTTATAAATATGACTAA
- a CDS encoding response regulator transcription factor, with translation MTKKRVLLVEDDPNLGAILEDYLSLKGKFDVKLCKNGEEGLKAFTSNEFDICILDVMMPKKDGLSLGKDIRKINSTVPIIFATAKGMLEDKTEAFGLGGDDYITKPFRIEELLLRINALLKRVGNQDGSPEEKAKIFNIGEYVFDYQSQVINRKGEQQKLSTKEAELLRLLCLKMNDVLTREEALLQIWHDDNYFNGRSMDVFLSKLRKYLRDDPKVEIINVHGKGYKLLVS, from the coding sequence ATGACTAAAAAACGAGTGCTTTTAGTGGAAGATGATCCCAATTTGGGAGCGATTCTGGAAGACTACCTTTCTTTAAAAGGCAAGTTTGATGTTAAGTTATGTAAAAATGGCGAAGAGGGTTTAAAAGCCTTTACTTCTAACGAATTCGATATTTGCATATTGGATGTAATGATGCCCAAGAAAGACGGCCTTTCCCTTGGTAAAGATATCAGAAAGATCAATTCAACGGTGCCGATTATCTTTGCAACCGCTAAGGGGATGCTGGAAGACAAGACAGAAGCTTTTGGTTTGGGCGGAGATGATTACATAACCAAACCTTTTCGTATAGAAGAGCTTTTATTGCGAATAAATGCTTTGTTAAAAAGAGTTGGTAATCAGGACGGGAGTCCTGAAGAGAAAGCAAAAATCTTCAATATAGGAGAATACGTTTTTGATTATCAAAGTCAGGTCATTAACAGAAAAGGAGAGCAACAAAAGCTAAGTACAAAGGAAGCAGAATTGCTTCGATTACTATGTCTTAAAATGAACGACGTACTCACTCGGGAAGAAGCATTACTTCAAATATGGCATGATGATAATTACTTCAACGGAAGAAGTATGGATGTTTTTCTAAGCAAGCTGAGAAAATATCTTAGAGACGATCCGAAGGTAGAGATCATCAATGTTCATGGAAAAGGGTATAAGCTATTGGTAAGCTAA
- a CDS encoding DUF4153 domain-containing protein, with protein sequence MKFPSIYQLWLALVKVGNRFTFPLLYALLATICGLLITAEYKDLQSTSLLTKGVYLGNLGLTLSLAFALFSESRGVSASRKIAGNIFIVFLLATIGFLTNPFRREADILVLVILAFAFHLLVAVSAFSSSKENNGFWQINKNFFLRFATAALYSAVLFAGLSIALFSIQTLFSINWEGQIYFRLWIIIVGLFNTLFFLSGITSPIQQLNADTSYPKGLKIFTQYVLIPLASIYLLILLAYEIKIALAWELPNGSVSVLILGYAVFGILSLLLVHPLRNDDDSKWVKLFSKWFYFLMVPLLVLLILAVYKRVDNYGITESRYILIGLAIWLSFITGYFIIKGQEQIRIIPISLMFIALITTFGPWGISYVSKTSQQNRLGEILKEKSLPKRNNEIRNLVTYLNNKHGISSLQQFVTPDLKAIDEEFQAKADTASKFDNSYLLKWQARDTVLSMMKISKAYEPEDLGINSDVVKYFYNLEEDIIDVAGADKIIAFNSNMSHQDKKTRSFNIGKDNFVLSVDTANKIHLKSNTNVTLVFDTRTLLSNLLKVNSYKVRNDNNENSYDVPANVMTIKKETDLYRFVCRLEQINGGPESGDRKHLQKALYYSGYLIIYKK encoded by the coding sequence ATGAAGTTTCCCAGCATTTATCAATTATGGTTAGCCTTGGTAAAAGTAGGTAATAGATTTACTTTTCCTCTTTTATATGCACTTTTAGCAACAATATGTGGCTTATTAATCACTGCTGAATATAAAGATCTTCAATCAACCTCTTTGCTCACTAAAGGAGTATATCTCGGTAATTTAGGTCTGACGCTATCTCTGGCTTTTGCCCTTTTTTCGGAGAGCAGAGGTGTTTCAGCATCAAGAAAAATTGCTGGAAACATCTTCATCGTTTTCCTGTTAGCAACTATTGGTTTTCTTACCAATCCATTTAGACGAGAGGCGGATATACTTGTTTTAGTAATATTGGCTTTCGCTTTTCATTTACTGGTAGCCGTTTCTGCTTTTTCATCCTCTAAAGAAAACAACGGATTCTGGCAAATAAATAAAAATTTTTTCTTACGTTTTGCGACAGCTGCATTATACAGTGCTGTTTTATTCGCTGGCTTATCTATTGCTTTATTTAGCATTCAAACACTTTTTTCTATTAATTGGGAAGGCCAAATTTATTTTAGACTGTGGATTATTATTGTCGGACTATTCAACACACTATTCTTTCTGTCGGGAATCACTTCGCCAATACAACAATTAAATGCCGATACATCTTATCCAAAAGGACTAAAGATTTTTACACAATATGTGTTAATCCCGCTAGCAAGCATTTACTTGCTTATTCTGTTGGCTTATGAAATTAAAATAGCCTTAGCCTGGGAGTTACCAAACGGTTCGGTTTCTGTTTTAATTTTAGGCTATGCCGTATTTGGGATTCTCTCTTTATTACTCGTACACCCATTAAGAAACGATGATGATAGCAAATGGGTGAAACTCTTTAGTAAGTGGTTTTACTTTTTAATGGTTCCATTACTAGTTCTCTTGATTCTGGCTGTTTATAAACGAGTTGATAATTACGGTATTACAGAAAGCAGATATATCTTAATCGGTTTGGCCATTTGGTTAAGCTTTATTACAGGCTATTTTATCATAAAAGGGCAAGAGCAAATAAGGATAATCCCAATAAGTTTAATGTTTATAGCACTGATAACAACTTTTGGCCCCTGGGGAATAAGCTATGTTTCGAAAACTTCGCAACAAAATCGTTTAGGAGAAATATTGAAAGAGAAGTCATTGCCTAAGCGAAATAATGAGATACGGAATCTGGTAACTTATTTAAACAACAAACACGGGATAAGTTCACTTCAGCAATTTGTGACACCAGATTTGAAAGCCATTGATGAGGAATTTCAGGCTAAAGCAGATACGGCATCAAAATTCGATAATTCTTACCTGTTAAAATGGCAAGCAAGAGATACTGTCTTGTCAATGATGAAGATTTCAAAAGCGTATGAGCCTGAAGATTTAGGAATTAACAGTGATGTGGTAAAATATTTTTATAACCTAGAAGAAGATATCATCGACGTCGCTGGCGCAGATAAAATTATCGCTTTCAATTCTAATATGAGCCATCAGGACAAAAAAACGAGATCCTTCAACATTGGTAAAGACAATTTTGTTTTAAGTGTTGATACCGCGAATAAGATACATTTGAAATCGAACACCAATGTAACACTGGTTTTTGATACCCGAACTTTATTAAGTAATCTGCTTAAGGTAAACTCTTATAAGGTGAGAAACGACAATAATGAAAATTCCTATGATGTACCTGCAAACGTTATGACTATAAAAAAGGAAACAGATTTGTACAGATTTGTTTGCCGACTGGAACAGATTAACGGTGGACCAGAGTCCGGCGACAGAAAGCATTTACAAAAGGCTTTATATTATTCCGGCTATCTGATCATTTATAAAAAGTAG
- a CDS encoding pyruvate dehydrogenase complex dihydrolipoamide acetyltransferase yields the protein MAEAIRMPKMSDTMTEGVLAKWHKKVGDQIKAGDVVAEVETDKATMDFESFQEGTLLYIGVEEGQAVPVDAVIAVIGAEGEDYKSVLNADSGAAAPASKEEAPAEEAAEDKDGGAEDVDLSSIPAAVIRMPLLSDTMTEGVINKWNFKVGDKVKSDDSLADVETDKATMEVVGYEEGTLLYIGVEEGKAAKVNDIIAIVGEEGTDITPLLKAGNPGTKKEKKEESAKETASAPAESAKEVTSSNTDSRIKASPLAKKLAEEKGINLSEVKGSAEGGRIVKKDVEGFTPSTKEVAAAAEAPKEEKGFTIPTYVGEERYTEQPVSQMRKVIARRLGESLFTAPHFYLTVSVDMDNAMAARTQINAIAPVKVSFNDIVIKAVAVALKQHPAVNSSYRGDKIRFNEHTNIGVAMAVEDGLLVPVVRFADGKSLSHISAEVKEYAKKAKAKKLQPSDWEGSTFTVSNLGMFGIDEFTSIINSPDGAILSVGAIQQVPVVKNGAVVPGNIMKLTLGCDHRVIDGATGAAFLQTLKSLIEEPIRLLA from the coding sequence ATGGCTGAAGCAATAAGAATGCCTAAAATGAGCGACACCATGACCGAAGGTGTTTTGGCTAAATGGCATAAAAAAGTTGGTGATCAAATTAAAGCTGGTGACGTAGTTGCTGAAGTGGAAACAGATAAAGCAACTATGGATTTTGAATCCTTTCAGGAAGGTACCTTGCTATATATTGGTGTTGAGGAAGGACAGGCTGTTCCTGTAGATGCGGTTATTGCTGTTATCGGAGCCGAGGGCGAGGACTATAAATCAGTTTTAAATGCTGATAGCGGTGCTGCTGCTCCGGCATCAAAAGAAGAAGCTCCTGCTGAAGAAGCAGCTGAGGATAAAGACGGTGGCGCTGAAGATGTAGATTTATCCAGTATTCCTGCGGCTGTTATCCGCATGCCTTTGCTAAGCGACACCATGACAGAGGGTGTTATCAATAAATGGAATTTTAAAGTTGGAGACAAAGTTAAATCAGACGATTCTTTAGCTGATGTTGAAACCGATAAAGCAACAATGGAAGTTGTTGGTTACGAAGAAGGAACTTTATTATACATTGGTGTTGAGGAAGGTAAAGCAGCAAAGGTAAACGATATTATCGCTATTGTTGGTGAGGAAGGTACTGATATAACACCTCTTTTAAAAGCCGGAAACCCTGGTACTAAAAAAGAGAAAAAAGAAGAATCTGCGAAAGAAACCGCATCAGCTCCTGCAGAGTCAGCCAAAGAAGTAACTTCTTCTAACACTGACAGCAGAATTAAAGCTTCTCCTTTGGCTAAGAAACTGGCTGAAGAAAAAGGCATCAACTTAAGCGAAGTAAAAGGAAGTGCTGAAGGCGGAAGAATTGTAAAGAAAGACGTTGAAGGATTCACTCCTTCTACTAAAGAAGTTGCAGCTGCTGCCGAAGCTCCTAAAGAAGAGAAAGGATTTACTATCCCAACTTACGTTGGTGAAGAAAGATATACAGAGCAACCTGTTTCTCAAATGAGAAAAGTTATCGCTCGTCGTTTAGGCGAAAGCTTATTCACGGCTCCGCACTTCTACTTAACAGTAAGTGTTGATATGGATAATGCGATGGCTGCCCGTACGCAAATTAATGCTATTGCTCCTGTAAAAGTTTCATTTAACGATATCGTTATTAAAGCGGTTGCCGTTGCATTGAAACAACACCCTGCTGTAAACTCTTCTTACAGAGGCGACAAAATCCGTTTCAATGAGCATACTAACATTGGTGTTGCTATGGCTGTTGAGGATGGCTTATTGGTTCCTGTAGTTCGCTTTGCAGATGGCAAATCTTTATCTCACATCTCTGCTGAAGTTAAAGAGTATGCTAAAAAAGCAAAAGCTAAGAAATTACAACCTTCAGATTGGGAAGGAAGCACATTTACAGTTTCCAACTTAGGTATGTTTGGTATTGACGAATTTACTTCAATTATCAACTCTCCTGATGGTGCAATCCTTTCGGTAGGTGCAATCCAACAAGTTCCTGTTGTTAAAAACGGAGCTGTTGTTCCAGGAAACATCATGAAATTAACTTTAGGTTGCGACCATAGAGTAATTGACGGTGCTACTGGTGCTGCTTTCTTACAAACCCTAAAAAGTTTAATTGAAGAGCCTATCAGATTATTAGCATAA
- the pdhA gene encoding pyruvate dehydrogenase (acetyl-transferring) E1 component subunit alpha: protein MSSVAITKETYLYWYELMLFLRRFEEKTGQLYGQQKIRGFCHLYIGQEAVIAGTMSATKKGDSLITTYRDHAHALAKGMSAKAAMAEMYGKATGCSKGKGGSMHFFDKENNFYGGHGIVGGQIPLGAGIAFAEKYLGTDNVNLCYMGDGAVRQGALNETFNMAMNWKLPVVFIVENNGYAMGTSVARTANTQDIYKLGLGYEMPSMPVDGMDPVAVHNAIDEAVQRARRDEGPTFLEIRTYRYKGHSMSDPQKYRTKEEVEEYKAKDPIEVVKEKILQEKWADQAWFDEVAAKIKAEIDEAVKFAEESPWPDPSELYTDVYVQQDYDFIKD, encoded by the coding sequence ATGAGTTCAGTTGCAATAACAAAAGAGACATATCTATATTGGTATGAATTAATGCTTTTCTTAAGAAGATTCGAAGAGAAAACTGGTCAGTTATACGGACAACAAAAAATCAGAGGTTTCTGCCATTTATATATTGGCCAGGAAGCCGTGATTGCCGGAACAATGTCAGCTACCAAAAAAGGAGATAGTTTAATCACTACTTATAGAGATCATGCGCATGCGCTTGCAAAAGGAATGTCTGCAAAAGCAGCTATGGCCGAGATGTATGGTAAAGCGACAGGTTGTTCTAAAGGAAAAGGTGGTTCTATGCACTTTTTTGACAAAGAGAATAATTTCTACGGCGGACACGGAATTGTAGGTGGTCAAATTCCACTTGGTGCGGGTATCGCTTTTGCTGAAAAATACTTAGGAACAGACAACGTAAACCTATGTTATATGGGCGATGGTGCTGTTAGACAAGGTGCGCTTAATGAAACTTTCAACATGGCGATGAACTGGAAATTACCGGTTGTGTTTATTGTTGAAAATAACGGTTACGCAATGGGTACGTCTGTTGCCAGAACAGCAAATACACAAGACATTTACAAATTAGGACTGGGTTACGAAATGCCTTCTATGCCTGTTGATGGTATGGATCCTGTTGCTGTACACAACGCTATTGACGAAGCTGTACAAAGAGCAAGAAGAGACGAGGGACCTACTTTCCTTGAGATCAGAACTTACAGATATAAAGGACATTCTATGTCTGACCCTCAAAAATACCGTACAAAAGAAGAGGTAGAGGAATACAAAGCAAAAGATCCTATTGAAGTTGTGAAAGAAAAAATTCTGCAAGAGAAATGGGCAGACCAGGCTTGGTTTGATGAAGTTGCAGCAAAAATAAAAGCAGAAATTGATGAAGCTGTGAAATTTGCAGAAGAGTCTCCTTGGCCAGATCCATCTGAACTATACACAGATGTCTATGTGCAGCAAGATTACGATTTCATTAAAGACTAA
- a CDS encoding C40 family peptidase, which yields MKKIIIFTLLISSVLVGKAQNSKTTSSNSVPKTETSDPDNLASQFFSQVMGVAISATSNTKMYQFIYDWIGTPYRFGGNTKKGIDCSGFAKTMYDKVFNTTLLRNSRDIFSMTNPLSKEELKVGDLVFFKIKSRSITHVGVYLGDNRFAHASTSKGVVISDLDEPYYSRYFYKGGRIVESLNEE from the coding sequence ATGAAGAAAATTATAATTTTTACACTTTTAATTAGCTCGGTGCTAGTTGGTAAAGCGCAAAATTCTAAAACAACATCTTCAAATAGCGTTCCAAAAACAGAAACTTCGGATCCTGATAATTTAGCAAGTCAGTTTTTCTCACAAGTAATGGGCGTGGCAATATCAGCTACTTCTAATACTAAAATGTACCAATTCATTTACGATTGGATAGGTACTCCTTATCGTTTTGGTGGTAATACCAAGAAAGGAATTGATTGCTCAGGATTCGCTAAAACAATGTATGATAAAGTATTCAATACAACGCTGTTGCGCAATTCGAGAGATATTTTTAGCATGACTAACCCTCTTTCCAAAGAAGAACTGAAAGTTGGAGATTTAGTGTTCTTTAAAATCAAAAGCCGCAGTATTACTCATGTTGGTGTGTATTTGGGAGACAATCGTTTCGCACATGCTTCAACATCAAAAGGAGTAGTAATCAGTGATTTGGATGAACCTTATTATAGCAGGTATTTCTATAAGGGTGGCAGAATTGTAGAATCTTTAAACGAAGAATAA